A part of Molothrus aeneus isolate 106 chromosome 10, BPBGC_Maene_1.0, whole genome shotgun sequence genomic DNA contains:
- the SLC16A14 gene encoding monocarboxylate transporter 14, which produces MYASREDIGYDFGDDSKVGSKPIKPNPNIDGGWAWMIVLSSFLVHILIMGSQMALGILNMEWLEEFNQSRGLTAWVSSLSMGITLIVGPFIGLFISMCGCRMTAIIGGILNALGWILSAYASNVHYLFLTFGVTAGIGSGMVYLPAVVMVGQYFQNRRALAQGLSTTGTGFGAFLMTALLKYLCTEFGWRNAMFIQGAISLNLCVCGALMRPLSPKELREKYVVGNDSEENRAKALSQSTETIKSNGVLGEEPEKKEETANEEVLGSVQHIEIGGKSGSGRSMYGLRLFKTVSQLTVTVRKGFALWYSSYFGAASLFTNRVFVAFIIWALFAYSSFVIPFIHLPEIVKQYKLSRQDNVFPLTSIIAIVHIFGKVILGIISDLPCISTWNVFLMANFTLVTCILTLPLMQTYIGLAVVCALIGFSSGYFSLMPVVTEDLVGTKHLANAYGIIICANGISALFGPPFAGWIYDITQKYDFSFYIAGLLYMVGIIFLLIQPCIQKKQSRHKSTEEAQV; this is translated from the exons ATGTATGCTAGTCGAGAGGATATTGGATATGATTTTGGAGATGACTCCAAAGTTGGAAGTAAGCCAATTAAACCTAATCCAAACATCGATGGAGGATGGGCTTGGATGATTGTactttcctctttccttgtgCACATACTCATCATGGGCTCCCAAATGGCCCTTGGAATACTCAACATGGAATGGCTTGAAGAGTTTAATCAAAGTCGTGGCTTAACAGCATGGGTTAGCTCCCTCAGCATGGGCATCACACTTATTGTAG GTCCTTTTATTGGTTTATTCATCAGCATGTGTGGGTGCCGCATGACAGCCATAATTGGAGGGATCCTGAATGCCCTGGGTTGGATACTGAGTGCCTATGCCTCAAATGTGCACTACCTCTTCCTCACCTTTGGAGTGACAGCTG gTATTGGAAGTGGCATGGTTTATCTGCCTGCAGTGGTCATGGTAGGGCAATATTTTCAGAACAGAAGAGCACTTGCACAAGGGCTCAGTACCACGGGAACAGGGTTTGGAGCTTTCCTAATGACTGCCTTACTGAAGTATCTCTGCACTGAATTTGGGTGGAGGAATGCCATGTTCATCCAGGGGGCCATTTCCCTGAACCTTTGTGTCTGTGGGGCACTTATGAGACCACTCTCCCCCAAAGAGCTCCGTGAAAAATATGTGGTGGGAAATGATAGTGAAGAAAATCGGGCAAAAGCTCTGTCCCAGTCTACAGAGACTATAAAATCTAATGGAGTCCTTGGGGAAGaaccagagaaaaaagaagagacagCAAATGAAGAAGTGCTTGGCAGTGTGCAGCACATAGAAATTGGAGGTAAATCTGGAAGTGGAAGGAGCATGTATGGACTGCGCCTCTTTAAGACAGTGAGCCAGCTGACAGTTACAGTCAGGAAGGGCTTTGCACTCTGGTACTCCAGCTACTTTGGAGCTGCATCACTGTTTACCAATAGAGTATTTGTGGCCTTTATCATTTGGGCTTTGTTTGCCTATAGCAGCTTTGTCATTCCCTTTATTCACCTTCCAGAAATAGTCAAGCAGTACAAATTATCTAGGCAGGACAATGTTTTTCCTTTGACATCCATTATAGCCATTGTTCATATTTTTGGTAAGGTGATCCTTGGAATCATCTCTGATCTGCCATGCATCAGCACATGGAATGTCTTCCTCATGGCTAACTTTACCCTGGTCACCTGCATTCTTACTTTGCCACTAATGCAGACATACATTGGCCTGGCTGTGGTTTGTGCTCTAATAGGATTTTCTAGTGGCTATTTTTCTCTAATGCCTGTTGTGACTGAAGATTTAGTTGGAACTAAACACCTTGCAAATGCCTATGGCATCATCATTTGTGCCAATGGAATATCTGCTTTGTTTGGACCACCCTTTGCAG GTTGGATCTATGACATCACACAAAAATacgatttttctttttacatagcTGGATTGCTATACATGGTGGGAataatatttttacttataCAACCTTGTATTCAAAAGAAACAGTCAAGACACAAATCTACAGAAGAAGCACAAGTATAG